DNA from Streptomyces sp. NBC_01260:
CCGGCGGCCAGACAGCCGTGCACACCGGCCTCGCCGCCGGCCGCCTCGGCGAGCGCCGCCGCGGTGAACATCGCGCCGTACACCCCGTTCCCGCTGTGCGTGAGGACCGCGTCCCGGTGGGCCTGTTCCGCTGCCGCGCCCGGGTCGCCGGGATGCGTCCAGCCGTGCACATCGGCGCGGATCTGCGCCCCGATCCACTCCCGGAACGGATTGCGGTGCAGAGCGGTGTCCGGCGGCTCGACGCCGTCGAGCAGATTGCGGTACGCGACCCGCTCGGCGGTGAACGTCCGGCCCGCCGGAAGCTCGTCCAGCCAGAGGCGGGCGAGGTCGGCGGTGGTGAACGAACGGCCGTAGCGCTGGAGCAACACCACCGTCAGCAGCGGGTAGTTGAGATCGTCGTCCTCCGGCATCCCGTCGATGTTCTCGGCGAGCGAGGTGGTCGCGGAGCGCCGGTTCCAGGGATACGTGGCCGACAGGGCCGGGGGCAGCCCCTTGGCGGTGAACCAGGTGGAGAGCGGCCAGTTCCCGGTGGCGCGGGCCAGCGCGCGGATGCCCTCCAGCGGCAGCTTCTCCACCGGCTTGCCCAGCAGACAGCCGGCGGCGCGCCCCAGCCAGGCCGCGTGCAGCCGGTCGCGGCCCACAGCGGCCGGGTCCGTGCGGGGGAGCGGCCAGTGCGGGCAGGCGGCCCGGATCTCGTCCAGGCCGGTCGGCTCGTCGTCGGCCAACGGCGATTCCAGCAGGGCGAGTTCGTCCAGCAGGTGCTCGGCGACCGCGCGCAGTTCCGGCGGCGCGGGGGGCTCGGAGGCGCCCGCGCGGTCCGGGGCGGGCGACCCGCCGGCCTCGTACCACCGGCGCTCGATGTCCCGGGCGTCGCGCCCGTCCTCGGCGGCCTGCCGCAGCTCGTGCCCGACCAGGTCCTCCGGCTGTACCCAGGTGGCCCGCACCCTCGTGTTCACGGCGTGTCCGTCAGCGTGGCGAAGGCGCTCTCGTGGGCGCGGCGGCGGGCCGTGTCGTGTGCGAACACCTCGCGGGCGACCTCCGCCAGGGTCCGGGCCGGGGCGTGCAGGTCGAGGCGGCTGGCCCCGGCGACCGTGCTCACCCAGTCGGCGGGGATCGCCCCTTCGCCGTGCAGCGCGCCCGCGATGGCGCCGCTCATGGTGGCGATCGAGTCGCAGTCCCGCCCGTAGTTGACCGACCCCAGGACCGTGCGCCGGTAGTCCCCGTCTCCGACGAGCAGCATGCCGAGTGCGACGGGGAGTTCCTCGACGGCATGCAGCCGGGAGGGGCGCCGGGCGCCGAGCGAGGGGGCGCGGTAGTCGGGGCCCACGGTGTCGAAGGGGGCGACGGCCTCGCGCAGCGGGCCCAGGGCGGACTCGAAGTCCCGGTAACCGGATGCCGTTTCGCACACCGCCTCGATGGCGGCCTGGGTGCCGTCCTTGGCGAGTGACAGACAGGCCGCGACGACCGAGGCGGGCGTCGCCCCCGGCACGCAGGCCGCGGCGACGGCGGCCGCGAAGACTCCGGCCGCCTCCCTCCCGTACGACGACTGGTGGGCGCCCGCGACGTCCAGCGCCTCGGCGTAGGCGGCCTGCGGATGGGCCGCGTTCACCAGGCCGACCGGCGCCATGTACATCGCCGCCCCGCAGTTGACGATGTTGCCCGAGCCCGCCTCGCGCGGGTCCACATGGCCGTAGTGCAGCCGGGCGACGATCCACTTCTCCGCGAGGAAGATCCGCTGGAGCGGCAGCGCCTCGGCCTCCAGCTCCGGAATCCAGCGAGGGTTCGAGATCAGCTCCGGTACGAGGTGGTCGGCGACGGAGTACGCGTCGAGATGGCCGCGCACCTTCCCGTACACCCGGATCAGCGCATGGGTCATCAAGGTGTCGTCGGTGACGTGCCCGTCGCCCTTGTGGTACGGGGCGATGGGGCGGGCGGTGCGCCAGTCGTCGCCGTCCCAGGGGCCGACGACGCCGGTGATCCGCCCGCCGTGGCGGGCCACGATCTGCTCCGGGGGCCGGCCCTCGACCGGACCGCCGAGCGCGTCGCCGACGGCGGCGCCGACGAGCGCGCCCGCGATCCGTTCATCGAGTGTGAGCGCCGTGGGCGTCGTGGGCGGTGCGGACCTCGTGGGCGCCGGGGGCGCTGTGGATGTCATGTCCGAATTGTCCACCCCGAGGTGCCGGTTCCGTGTCTGCCAGCAGCCCGGCGAGTTCCATCAGGTCCGTGCCCGCGAAACGGGGCAGCGCACACCCCGCCAGAGTGCGGCAGGCCTCACGCCAGCCGTCGGGCACGGATCTGATCGAGCCGAGCGCACCCGTCAGCGCACCGGCCAGGGCCGGCGCCGAATCGGCGACCCTGGACAGGCAGGCCGCGGACGGTACGGCCTGAGCGATCTCGCCGCGGGCCGCGGTGGCCAGGGCGAGGGCGACCGGGACGGTCTCGGCCGCGGCGATCCCGTAGCTGTAGACGTGGTCGACGATCTGATGCTCCAGCACCGGTACGAGGGCGAAGGCGCCGGCCTTCTCACCGGCGAAGTCGCGGGCGATCCGGACCGCGTGGGCGGCGTTGCGGGCGATCTCGGTGCCCTCGGGGAGCTGCGCCAACGCGGCGTTCACCGCCGTGTCCACGTCCGCCCCGCCGAGCGCCTCGGCGATCGCGGCGGCCATCGCCCGCGCCCCGTGCACCCCGTCGCCGTCCTGGGTGTAGCGCGCGTCGAACTCGGCGAGGTCGGCCGCCGCCGCGGGGTCGCCTGGGTGGACGACGGCCAGTACGGCGGCCCGCACACACGCCGCGTCGTCGAAGTAGTGCGGGTTGTCGTGGCCGGTGGCGGGCGGGCGCAGCCCGGCGGCCAGATTGCCGAGCCCGGCCCGGACCGAGATCCGGGCCCGCAGCGGCAGGACCGCCGACTCGACCTCGGGTGCCCGGGCGGCGGCCGCGGCGACCTCGGCGGCCAGCGCGTTCCAGGCGACGTCCACCGCGGCCCGCATCCGGCGGCCGGGGGAGAGGCCGTGCAGCGGGCCGGCCGCCGAGGTCAGCACGGTCCCGGCCGCGAACGCCGCCCATTCGGCGTCGTCGGACGGGCCGAGCCGCAGGGGTTCCGGCGGCTGGTTGAGCGCGATGGGGACGGGCAGTGTGGTGGTCGCGTTCTGCTCGGCGAAGGTGTCGAGCTCGCGGGTGAGGCGCCGGGTCCACTCCGGCATCCGGGCCGCCCGGTGCCGCGCGGCCGGCCAGCCCGCGGCGTCCCCGGAGGCCAGCCCGAGCAGCAGCCCCTCGATCCGGGCCCGCCGCCCGGTGTCCGGCGGGCCGGGGGGCGGCGCGGCCGGGGTGCTGCCCTCGCGCCCGCGCGCCGGGTCCGGGTGCCCGGACCGCGAGGTGTCCTTCGCCGTGGTCATCGCCCCACCGCCGTTCCGCCCGCGACGGGGACCGGCGCGGTGCCCTCGGGTGCTCCGGGTGGCTCGGGTGCTCCGGTTGGTCCGCTGCCGTGCCCCCCGCCGCCGCCGCCGGGCTCCGGGGCCGCGGGCCCCTCCGCGCCCCGTTCGTCCGCCTCGGCCGGGGTGAGCAGCTCCGCGATGTCCAGCACGTGGTAGCCGCGCATCGACGGGAGGCAGCTGCCCCGGACCGGGCCGATCGCCTCCGCCCAGTGGCGCGGAATGGCCGAGGCCCCGTGCAGCGCCCCGGCCAGGGCGCCCGCCACCGCGGCCGTGGTGTCGGCGTCGCGGCCCATGTTGACCGCGGTCAGCACCGCCGTACGGAAGTCGCCGCGCGCCGCGGCGAACGCCCCGAAGGCCAGCCCCACCGCCTCCGGGGCCAGGTCCGTCCACGGGTAGCCGCCGACGACCACGGCCGAGCGCACCGCACGTTCCCTCGTGAGCCGGTCGGGGTACGTGCGCTGGGCGGCCGTCACCGCACGGCGCAGCGAACGAGCGGTCCAGCAGTCCATCGGTACGACGGAGAGCGC
Protein-coding regions in this window:
- a CDS encoding ADP-ribosylglycohydrolase family protein, producing the protein MNTRVRATWVQPEDLVGHELRQAAEDGRDARDIERRWYEAGGSPAPDRAGASEPPAPPELRAVAEHLLDELALLESPLADDEPTGLDEIRAACPHWPLPRTDPAAVGRDRLHAAWLGRAAGCLLGKPVEKLPLEGIRALARATGNWPLSTWFTAKGLPPALSATYPWNRRSATTSLAENIDGMPEDDDLNYPLLTVVLLQRYGRSFTTADLARLWLDELPAGRTFTAERVAYRNLLDGVEPPDTALHRNPFREWIGAQIRADVHGWTHPGDPGAAAEQAHRDAVLTHSGNGVYGAMFTAAALAEAAGGEAGVHGCLAAGLRVVPPRSRFAQAVRDGVAAARDASGFDSVVDRLHDTYGRYHWVHVLPNAALLAAALTHADGDFTGSICRAVSGGWDTDSNGATAGSLAGLLAGRPEALPDRWTTPLKNRLATSVPGFDSVGFDTLADLTHRLTHQEALRP
- a CDS encoding ADP-ribosylglycohydrolase family protein, producing the protein MTSTAPPAPTRSAPPTTPTALTLDERIAGALVGAAVGDALGGPVEGRPPEQIVARHGGRITGVVGPWDGDDWRTARPIAPYHKGDGHVTDDTLMTHALIRVYGKVRGHLDAYSVADHLVPELISNPRWIPELEAEALPLQRIFLAEKWIVARLHYGHVDPREAGSGNIVNCGAAMYMAPVGLVNAAHPQAAYAEALDVAGAHQSSYGREAAGVFAAAVAAACVPGATPASVVAACLSLAKDGTQAAIEAVCETASGYRDFESALGPLREAVAPFDTVGPDYRAPSLGARRPSRLHAVEELPVALGMLLVGDGDYRRTVLGSVNYGRDCDSIATMSGAIAGALHGEGAIPADWVSTVAGASRLDLHAPARTLAEVAREVFAHDTARRRAHESAFATLTDTP
- a CDS encoding ADP-ribosylglycohydrolase family protein encodes the protein MTTAKDTSRSGHPDPARGREGSTPAAPPPGPPDTGRRARIEGLLLGLASGDAAGWPAARHRAARMPEWTRRLTRELDTFAEQNATTTLPVPIALNQPPEPLRLGPSDDAEWAAFAAGTVLTSAAGPLHGLSPGRRMRAAVDVAWNALAAEVAAAAARAPEVESAVLPLRARISVRAGLGNLAAGLRPPATGHDNPHYFDDAACVRAAVLAVVHPGDPAAAADLAEFDARYTQDGDGVHGARAMAAAIAEALGGADVDTAVNAALAQLPEGTEIARNAAHAVRIARDFAGEKAGAFALVPVLEHQIVDHVYSYGIAAAETVPVALALATAARGEIAQAVPSAACLSRVADSAPALAGALTGALGSIRSVPDGWREACRTLAGCALPRFAGTDLMELAGLLADTEPAPRGGQFGHDIHSAPGAHEVRTAHDAHGAHTR